The following coding sequences lie in one Desulfobacterales bacterium genomic window:
- a CDS encoding response regulator, protein MADKNLLDGKRVLAVDDEQDILDTLVDLLPMCELVTAASFEKAKELLASQQFDMVILDIMGVDGYGLLEMATHKNIPAVMLTAHAWSPDNLVKSIKEGAVSYLPKEELANISDYLNDVLTAKKEGRDPWASWHERLPASYFERRWGAAWKDTDRQFWETFKAGLKAKRSTSKKED, encoded by the coding sequence ATGGCAGATAAAAATTTGCTGGATGGCAAACGGGTATTGGCGGTCGACGACGAGCAGGATATTCTGGATACCCTGGTCGATTTGCTGCCGATGTGCGAACTGGTAACCGCGGCTTCATTTGAAAAGGCCAAGGAACTGTTGGCATCCCAGCAGTTTGATATGGTCATTCTGGATATTATGGGAGTTGACGGCTACGGTCTGCTCGAAATGGCGACGCACAAAAACATCCCGGCAGTCATGTTGACCGCCCATGCCTGGAGCCCCGACAATCTGGTCAAATCTATCAAAGAGGGAGCAGTTTCTTATCTGCCCAAAGAAGAGCTGGCCAACATCTCAGACTATTTGAACGATGTTTTAACTGCCAAAAAAGAAGGCCGTGATCCTTGGGCTTCCTGGCATGAGCGGCTGCCAGCTTCGTATTTTGAACGGCGCTGGGGCGCGGCCTGGAAAGACACCGACCGGCAATTCTGGGAAACCTTTAAAGCCGGTTTAAAAGCCAAGCGCTCCACATCCAAAAAAGAAGATTAG
- a CDS encoding Tm-1-like ATP-binding domain-containing protein — protein sequence MSHTLKNMQKTVLIVSTLDTKGLETDYLVDKLKALGLNTLLMDISMRGDKPSKADIPPERVAAAGGSSFEEIRNSRDRAQITNLTMAGASSIAADLLAENNLDGVIAIGGSTGTLMATEVMRSLPFGIPKVMISSTAALPGLATRYIGTGDIALFHSVIEISGVSDLLKNVMDRAAEALAGMVLGGITSAKTGKGKAIALTMLGPCEKCASAVRASLETKGFQVIGFSAAGIGDRAMEDMIANGFFQGVVDLAPGGVGEHLYGFMRDAGPQRLETAGKAGIPQIVSTCSVNHMTPAKSKYKPDYHERRKYDLDKFRTWIRLSSEELKEVAGAFATKLNQANGPVCVVVPQKGWSSVDSPENPTYDPQEDQVFVDTLREQLNSDVSVVEIPANMEDEAFAQAIVKAALEIF from the coding sequence GTGAGCCATACCTTAAAAAACATGCAAAAGACCGTATTGATTGTTTCGACCTTGGACACCAAGGGGTTGGAAACCGATTATTTGGTAGACAAATTAAAAGCGCTGGGTCTTAACACGCTTTTGATGGATATTTCCATGCGCGGTGACAAACCGTCAAAAGCAGACATTCCACCCGAGCGCGTTGCCGCCGCCGGCGGCAGCAGTTTTGAAGAAATCCGCAACTCTCGCGACCGTGCCCAGATCACCAATTTGACAATGGCGGGCGCTTCAAGCATTGCCGCAGATCTGCTCGCTGAAAATAATCTGGACGGTGTGATTGCCATCGGCGGCTCCACCGGGACGCTGATGGCCACCGAGGTGATGCGCTCTTTGCCCTTTGGTATACCCAAAGTCATGATTTCTTCGACGGCGGCTTTGCCGGGGCTTGCCACCCGCTATATTGGCACCGGTGATATTGCCCTGTTCCATTCGGTGATCGAAATTTCCGGGGTCAGTGATTTGCTCAAAAATGTCATGGACCGCGCCGCCGAAGCGCTGGCCGGGATGGTGCTAGGCGGGATCACATCCGCCAAGACCGGCAAAGGCAAAGCCATAGCCCTAACCATGCTGGGCCCCTGTGAAAAATGTGCCAGTGCCGTGCGCGCCAGTCTTGAGACCAAAGGCTTTCAAGTTATCGGTTTTTCAGCCGCAGGTATTGGCGACCGGGCCATGGAAGATATGATTGCCAACGGATTCTTTCAGGGTGTTGTTGATCTGGCCCCCGGTGGTGTTGGTGAGCATCTTTACGGATTTATGCGCGATGCCGGTCCCCAGCGACTGGAAACCGCCGGCAAGGCAGGTATTCCTCAAATCGTTTCAACCTGCAGCGTGAATCACATGACACCGGCCAAATCTAAATACAAACCGGATTATCACGAACGCCGCAAGTACGACCTGGACAAATTCAGAACCTGGATTCGTCTATCAAGCGAGGAGCTTAAAGAAGTGGCCGGGGCTTTCGCAACCAAACTCAATCAAGCCAACGGGCCGGTATGCGTTGTCGTACCGCAAAAAGGGTGGTCCTCAGTGGACAGCCCTGAAAACCCAACTTACGACCCTCAGGAAGATCAGGTGTTCGTCGACACACTTCGTGAACAGTTGAATTCCGATGTCAGTGTTGTTGAAATTCCGGCCAATATGGAAGATGAGGCCTTTGCGCAGGCGATTGTGAAGGCCGCATTGGAGATTTTTTAA
- a CDS encoding AMP-binding protein encodes MKPIRYQKEMVDEFLNEGYWTQELFYDFWDRNAREYGDQEALVDSKYRVTWAEAKRLVDGIAATWVQMGIPQYSRIIIQSPNSVYGFLARIAAERAGLISLTVYPYLRQRELEYMVERTEATAVVIPHEYRKFDYLEMYKELQQRFPHLKNIFLFDDTVPDSAPQNTYSLTQLAQEAAEKPIDEKALNERRLDPLWNIALLTTTSGTTGLPKLVEWPTAPRVCTSKGRVGIWGLNHNDITMAIAPHAGGAAGTLTYFAAPLAGAKTVMLEEFVPEDALALIEKEKATAIGVVPTHLVRMLECDTSKYDLSSLRFIRSAGGYLSPQIAEEAEEAFGAVITSDLGTQDMGSVSGCRVEDSKDLRRRTVGRMLPGNKVILKDEDGNAVPEGEPGILYFRGPHAPAGYFRDEELTSTVFDPNGWTTTGDIVKFDQECLWILGRAKDMIIRGGQNIYPAEIEGLLNDHSKVASVAVVGYPDREMGERTCAYVIPKAGQDFSFEEMVEFLKGKQLAMYKLPERLEVVPEFPAVGDSGKVNKETLKKMIAEKVQQESG; translated from the coding sequence GTGAAACCGATCCGTTATCAAAAAGAGATGGTGGATGAATTTTTAAACGAAGGTTACTGGACCCAGGAACTTTTTTATGATTTCTGGGATAGAAATGCACGCGAGTATGGCGATCAGGAAGCCTTAGTGGATTCCAAATATCGTGTTACCTGGGCGGAAGCCAAACGCCTGGTGGACGGCATCGCCGCCACCTGGGTTCAGATGGGCATCCCCCAATATTCGCGTATCATTATTCAATCACCCAACAGTGTATATGGTTTTCTGGCCAGAATCGCCGCCGAAAGAGCCGGTCTCATTTCTCTGACCGTCTATCCGTATCTGCGCCAACGGGAATTGGAATACATGGTCGAAAGAACCGAAGCTACAGCCGTGGTCATTCCTCACGAATACCGCAAGTTTGACTATCTGGAAATGTATAAAGAGCTGCAGCAGCGTTTTCCGCATCTGAAAAACATTTTTCTATTTGACGATACGGTACCGGATTCGGCTCCGCAAAACACCTATTCGCTGACCCAGTTGGCCCAGGAAGCTGCTGAAAAGCCCATCGATGAAAAAGCGCTCAATGAAAGACGCTTAGATCCGCTCTGGAATATTGCCCTACTGACCACTACATCCGGCACAACCGGACTGCCGAAGCTGGTGGAATGGCCCACCGCACCGCGAGTTTGCACATCCAAAGGGCGCGTGGGCATCTGGGGTTTAAACCATAACGATATTACCATGGCGATTGCACCACATGCCGGCGGTGCCGCCGGGACGCTGACCTATTTTGCTGCCCCATTGGCCGGCGCCAAAACGGTCATGCTCGAAGAGTTTGTTCCCGAGGATGCCCTGGCCTTGATAGAAAAGGAAAAGGCCACGGCCATCGGTGTGGTCCCCACCCATCTGGTGCGGATGCTCGAGTGTGACACGTCCAAATATGATCTGAGTTCCCTGCGCTTTATTCGTTCAGCCGGCGGCTATCTTTCGCCTCAGATTGCTGAGGAAGCCGAAGAGGCTTTTGGCGCGGTTATCACCAGTGACCTGGGCACTCAGGACATGGGCTCTGTCTCAGGCTGCCGGGTTGAAGACAGCAAGGATTTACGCCGCCGTACCGTCGGCCGCATGCTGCCCGGCAACAAAGTGATCCTTAAGGATGAAGACGGCAACGCGGTACCGGAAGGTGAGCCCGGCATCCTATATTTCAGGGGACCCCATGCACCAGCCGGCTATTTCCGCGACGAGGAGCTGACCTCCACCGTATTTGATCCCAATGGCTGGACAACCACCGGCGACATCGTCAAATTCGATCAGGAGTGCTTGTGGATACTGGGCCGCGCCAAGGATATGATCATCCGCGGCGGTCAAAATATTTATCCGGCCGAAATTGAGGGACTGCTCAACGACCATTCCAAGGTCGCATCGGTTGCTGTTGTCGGCTACCCGGACCGCGAAATGGGTGAACGAACCTGTGCCTATGTGATACCCAAAGCCGGCCAGGATTTCTCCTTCGAAGAAATGGTGGAATTTTTGAAAGGAAAACAGCTGGCCATGTATAAGCTGCCGGAGCGCCTGGAAGTGGTTCCCGAATTTCCAGCGGTCGGTGACTCCGGCAAGGTCAATAAAGAGACCTTGAAAAAGATGATAGCGGAAAAGGTTCAGCAAGAGAGTGGATAA